One segment of Procambarus clarkii isolate CNS0578487 chromosome 1, FALCON_Pclarkii_2.0, whole genome shotgun sequence DNA contains the following:
- the LOC123761552 gene encoding sacsin-like, translated as MMKPEEVLTYECLTSCPPHVYTTVKDFLIEQKLPLASVPRTILTSLDSVESSPATVTPQVLRNNLRTLKSIRGNWNRAHLLEYAISDENYSDLEGIPLLPLNNGTWATFSRTGSSVYVCGENAEAFLGLEDQILSTHLSTEVVQCLQETAQAGVSQLMEFSASHHGAELLSQSAQVVQQRSLSQQQLQSWLLKVWSVMQHLDLQSVRHVALVPCSPSLTHSSKLISLSSAIIVQNGSIPLSEDAIAALGLLKVQVIPRPPEYVRHHQLHSYFSNSDAQGVSQALLKVLTMHDSNDLACNFNKCRNDALAQALLNVTEIHNLHPDIVNLYKDLNIFKAKGENCIVTDVNINQCSKIFPEISNFPVNFPETFIVPASVTDRQLAQNLGATELSKEMLCLLALQNTYSDNDTHKLVTYIFQDSLLHSSEKILNQLRSVRFVPNRSGTLLLPSQVYDPEDIDNDALISEDLNPQTSFQKYCPILRALGMKKVCNMPTNEFIQIITNFHTKSLTDEEKVKKAAALLRAANRRPDCHQICQAVRGVSFVYGETTKPAGYPLSLNWATFSEPYRPQDIKSYSHFKNVLGSVVPLVHCSDICNVADSFGWNHKPSVNSLIEHLRHIMKEYQNTEDEYFPLIKETYKQLSEFVDTSDVCYLDSLSNSPCVFTEAGFKDPKTVYISSQIGDIQLLPYMYSLPFEFRDCSSLFHALGCFETQSKELFLTLLRQIQHHHSSEQCADVDCDRNIVVQVLRKLEPFCKDIPPCELLLPVENTNGTLELIDVKQCSYSEQSCEWIDSDELGIRIVHNSVGTKLAKALGVAPLSKHLLAGEEAFMEWGQEEPLTTRLHNLLRQYRDGVAVMKELVQNADDAGATTLSFLYDERQNDDARTRLLSNKLEECQGPALWAYNDALFTEEDFSNLRKLGVGTKEYQSTKIGKFGLGFCSVYNLTDVPSIVSGTNYIIFDPHMTYLNSNSQTPGVRFNFSSKRNLYMLSKLNGQFKPFNDVFGCNIQQTKKFDGTLFRFPLRTASQACTSEISDVTYRQKDMTKLLQMFSKIIGELLLFTQNVKDIKVFHLNKSASSPTEKVLLFESLRTIKKVCPSPATSAFSKTTDETQVKRVAKLFNNDFKWNLETFQESIFSEVKVVCSEEGRQFSGVDKGVWTVTWLTSWHCGNGASCQFAETLAGKALPLGAVAMPLTEHNDGWKPIKLSELPQGFYNESHMHCFLPLPVTTRLPVQVNGFFEVAPDRTSLQTQTEDDRVEGSDWNETLMNDAINAAYHSLISSLKVEGLSRDCPYYCLWPVYHGTDDELLSNFTKYFYNKIVSEALPVFRSRGEWHPLNVCKFLEEDFYELQDIGNIAYEYMEKFLGSSGFMIVLPKEIVSGFQFDQICEHMVTKDSFFLNVFMPNIREQHVTPEKRNKLTLHIFDTRHPCFEKLRNVYCIPTIPEGKLRKPSDLIDPKSRIAKMFSTVDERFPEDLFWNNSDRHYILLHLGMNSECIPSEMVKNRANTIVTFSCPNCAVERSLEILHYIGTRDNYEQENIAKIIQNVSFLPVMAKPQDWPLTWRGDTTLHKAQVCDDHGQLGKLNILGEMKSVGFSEPLDMCLGGFKELVGSTNVLLWQHNIHNVGISHLMERLGIIVHEDKLPFNKVCQQLKILSTVSPAVDNINKICHKIYRYFENTFQSSNAIIPEEFKELRNEKVLLTKHGVMEPSLFALNTEIDCSPDLFSVQGEGLGMYKHLTEALAIVPTFRADVVFQVICQKKEKYKSNQISELEVSQISKLLALLFNVRHSGELCLHLLHLPNADGYLCPIRKLCCEDGVKLSSGKFNCLHKNISLSLEMTNWLGIKTKTWQRLENSSSRIHFGQNEPLTTRLRNILQEYPCDCGIMKELLQNADDAGATEIAFIKDFRNLSEKQLFDKTWAPLQGPALTVYNNKGFTEKDLQNIQDLGDSNKRQDLASTGQYGIGFNAVYHLTDAPSFLTRGPDLPQGETLCMFDPHCRYDPMATPDQPGVQFVNLQDLRRDHPDSFQGYLENIFLQQEGTVFRLPLRTENKSEISDPFPCWKLTQKLNEFKKEMAKCLLFLRNVRKISIMSISEGGECCTEYCVKSSIQQQNELLKLQHMMEEMKHLDDNLYSVFNIDMMRASYIMTVTDTNKAKYTWYIAQQLGSENKDSVPETVKDAFSRKDLSLLPHAGAAILLETNQEEINDLFTTSCYLPLPVKSGLPFSVNGHFTLNPSRRDLWTGSEDPKARWNTWLMKEVLVPAAVCALNYYRTFIFPESDNKITKDKYLLNMNLYKMTLPDGTNTESNKWKDLVKWFYEYIIDQELHFFDVFVPENDNVSGPQNGELKWHAFRKSSKKFPLYFVTPGGVPGGGVIPPGGVPGGGVIPPGGVPGGGVPAGNVPIIDPVLNTLKRLGMKVGSSVMLDKLRSVKIPCHWLKPDVGLEFLKSWDKDYPDKCNPMLNKDITKTPFLSTNNVSIVFIYLTHSKDFLSKLEGLPLLLTNDMILKYFNSKEPVFISPYCPLLPNSAHEFVNIKMVKLLKDSQVDYKNPNALKEFTLKDLADRLHTRLDKTYHGCEAFLPLHDDLHDWLKMLWKFIIEYLNFCKKDIDIIFAAEAHRARYYQQKREHIMNTLGDWALYPLTDNNQKYLVTLKNAWRVLDNNPSSVFHHLPVPHPCLSIIPAGLPIHLTATLTDPSVLLDNLYFHRERIALYVKPSGMESYKKMTEVLEYFGAHYSSTSLPHYKLRSLPMFEDVCGVVQNLEDKNFIVPDGSKLDLKYLVKLAESKNIIILKKGTSNAKCFYQYLSSDCLLEDLEIYTKLILPNFKNLSPQERTYYLEKIRDDLKEAHMAEVDCNQSIKNVVSKLKQTSFIELNGNLKTADNFYDPYNPVFKVMELNNLPEEWSSQEWQHFLKLSGMVHELTAEMYVKYARTLSPNDSKVRLKSEVLTQYLFDKYDNLKCNVSQIRNIEFLVPHESEELEEIRPLFRTASGLLSFSSGVPSKFAYILWTAASLLPRYATSCRSDIKKHLNIVDAPPEEKVLEHIQNLCRFLKFKQKNSNAVIERIMESIYQYLQKCRNSVHDTLACQRTPVVHIPRHSTFVAADCVIEQLEVEIFPYLLRVPTTYGKYINVFKKLGALEVATCDSYAQVLKMIYEESGGKVLHPEESKCMKAALEGLVKKKSNLKDLKVSELYLPTEERKLEKSSEMYVQDVEYLENGKGKLNILIFAGFKVLKIEMTDSDFVNMLPKNLQPNLLSQVVKENLDSNTEEITTELLKELRQILHSDTIKLNIVRIINHDRVSSGSCLDKAEIKELMDSLDRVEVKQLKVITITLTVNEDEVGKRDRQFFVQVCNREERKVTLYISETIDSTHVVCGLCKTYRELLKLVTASVMENLGHILRLYEKPHDISLLLNNLDITTWEGPNSAYECYQTDVGSYLDEDLIHLLDNEFCQFHEGEIVCMKKYILEGDESTEDNIYIIVQVKRLVRSHDSLFMNEYEVDTGCEAKSCMIVRAHQLYKFVRAKESMRSDVVQTDGVLTEDEPGSLSEKEIMKNIKKQLKEIWKVKDEKERRHVSRRLILKWHPDKNLERVGLCTRVMQYMQHLVKRLENGEIIPDDEDVTSENTFSGPSSAYSNTFKTTSSDFFSKIFKTTSSYFFSSAFNSPRSQSSGSFKYFRSKMKERKLPDRLEANKWLKQAEHDFGEAQRRDGGSSCWTMYMCHQVSVHFCYVLLCYNTYVCML; from the exons AGTCTTCCCCGGCAACAGTGACTCCCCAAGTGTTGAGGAATAACCTGAGAACATTGAAGTCAATCAGAGGAAACTGGAATCGAGCTCACCTGCTGGAGTATGCCATCTCAGACGAGAATTATAGCGATCTTGAGGGAATTCCTCTCCTGCCCTTGAACAATGGGACTTGGGCAACATTCTCACGAACTGGTAGTTCAGTTTATGTCTGTGGAGAAAATGCTGAGGCTTTCTTAGGTTTGGAAGATCAGATCCTCAGCACACATCTTTCTACAGAAGTTGTCCAGTGTTTGCAGGAGACAGCACAGGCAG gtgtatctcagctgatggagttTTCTGCCAGTCATCATGGAGCTGAACTGCTCTCTCAGAGTGCTCAGGTGGTCCAGCAACGCTCTCTCTCCCAGCAACAGTTGCAAAGCTGGCTGCTGAAAGTTTGGTCAGTTATGCAACATTTAGATCTACAAAGTGTAAGGCATGTAGCCTTGGTGCCTTGCAGTCCCAGTTTAACACATTCCTCCAAGCTAATAAGTCTTTCTTCTGCAATCATTGTGCAAAATGGATCAATACCGCTATCAGAAGATGCAATAGCTGCTCTGGGACTTTTAAAAGTGCAAGTAATTCCTAGACCTCCAGAATATGTTCGACATCATCAATTACACAGTTATTTCAGTAATTCTGATGCTCAAGGTGTATCCCAGGCGTTGCTTAAGGTGTTGACAATGCATGACAGTAATGATCTTGCATGCAACTTTAATAAGTGTAGAAATGATGCACTGGCTCAGGCTCTACTTAATGTTACTGAAATACACAATCTTCATCCAGATATTGTGAACCTTTACAAAGATCTTAATATCTTTAAAGCCAAAGGAGAGAACTGTATTGTAACAGATGTAAACATTAATCAGTGTAGCAAAATATTTCCAGAGATCAGTAACTTTCCAGTCAATTTTCCTGAAACTTTCATTGTACCAGCCTCTGTGACTGACAGACAGCTTGCACAAAACTTGGGTGCCACTGAACTGTCAAAGGAAATGCTGTGCCTATTAGCCCTGCAGAACACGTACTCTGATAACGACACACACAAACTTGTGACATACATTTTCCAAGACAGTCTCTTACACAGTAGTGAGAAAATTCTAAATCAACTTCGGTCTGTGAGATTTGTTCCCAACAGGAGTGGCACACTTTTGCTGCCAAGCCAGGTTTATGATCCTGAGGATATTGACAATGATGCTCTGATATCAGAAGATTTAAACCCACAAACCAGCTTTCAGAAATATTGCCCCATATTACGAGCTCTTGGGATGAAGAAAGTGTGCAATATGCCAACAAATGAATTCATTCAGATCATAACAAATTTTCATACGAAATCATTGACTGATGAGGAGAAAGTAAAGAAAGCAGCAGCTTTGCTTAGAGCAGCAAATCGTCGACCTGATTGCCATCAGATATGTCAAGCTGTAAGAGGTGTTAGCTTTGTATATGGTGAAACAACTAAACCAGCTGGCTATCCTCTCAGCTTAAATTGGGCAACATTTTCTGAACCATACAGACCTCAAGATATCAAGAGTTACAGTCACTTCAAGAATGTGCTGGGCTCTGTGGTCCCCCTGGTACATTGTTCCGACATTTGTAATGTTGCTGACAGCTTTGGCTGGAATCACAAGCCAAGTGTTAACAGTCTTATTGAACATTTAAGACATATAATGAAGGAATaccaaaatacagaagatgaATATTTTCCATTAATTAAGGAAACATACAAGCAGCTTTCAGAATTTGTTGATACTTCAGATGTTTGCTATTTAGACTCATTGTCAAATTCCCCGTGTGTGTTTACGGAGGCGGGCTTCAAGGACCCTAAGACAGTGTACATCTCTTCGCAGATCGGGGACATACAATTATTGCCATACATGTATTCTTTACCATTTGAATTCCGTGATTGTAGTAGTCTTTTTCATGCTCTAGGATGTTTTGAAACACAATCAAaggagctgttcttgacacttttaCGACAAATTCAACATCACCACTCCTCAGAGCAATGTGCAGATGTTGATTGTGACAGAAATATAGTTGTACAAGTTCTTCGTAAACTTGAACCTTTTTGCAAAGATATTCCTCCATGTGAACTGCTGTTGCCTGTGGAAAACACTAACGGAACGCTGGAACTAATTGATGTAAAGCAATGTTCTTATTCAGAACAATCATGTGAGTGGATTGACAGTGACGAACTGGGAATAAGAATAGTTCACAACAGTGTTGGAACCAAACTAGCAAAAGCTTTAGGTGTTGCACCTCTGAGTAAACATTTACTGGCTGGAGAAGAGGCTTTTATGGAATGGGGACAAGAGGAGCCGCTCACCACACGTCTCCACAACCTGCTCCGGCAGTACCGTGACGGTGTGGCAGTCATGAAGGAGTTGGTGCAGAATGCTGATGATGCTGGCGCCACCACTCTTTCCTTTCtctatgatgaacgtcaaaatgacGATGCACGAACAAGACTTCTGAGCAATAAACTAGAAGAGTGTCAGGGTCCAGCTTTATGGGCCTATAATGATGCGCTCTTCACTGAGGAAGATTTCTCCAATTTAAGAAAATTAGGCGTAGGAACTAAGGAATATCAGTCCACAAAAATAGGAAAATTCGGACTTGGATTTTGTTCTGTTTATAACCTGACAGATGTGCCAAGCATTGTGAGTGGCACCAATTACATTATATTTGACCCACACATGACTTACTTAAACAGCAATAGCCAGACTCCTGGAGTGAGATTCAACTTTTCAAGCAAGAGAAATTTATATATGCTGAGTAAACTTAATGGACAATTTAAACCATTTAATGATGTTTTTGGCTGTAACATCCAACAGACAAAAAAGTTTGATGGCACTTTATTTCGCTTTCCATTAAGAACTGCATCCCAAGCCTGCACAAGTGAGATCAGTGATGTCACCTACAGGCAGAAAGACATGACAAAACTGCTTCAGATGTTTAGCAAGATTATTGGAGAACTTCTTCTCTTCACTCAGAATGTTAAGGACATCAAAGTGTTTCACTTAAATAAGAGTGCATCATCACCAACAGAGAAAGTGCTCTTATTTGAAAGTTTAAGAACAATAAAGAAAGTTTGTCCTTCACCGGCAACCTCTGCCTTCAGCAAAACAACTGATGAAACACAAGTGAAGAGAGTTGCTAAACTTTTTAATAATGATTTTAAGTGGAACTTAGAAACTTTTCAAGAGAgcattttttcagaagtaaaaGTTGTATGTTCAGAAGAAGGGAGACAATTTAGTGGCGTTGACAAAGGTGTTTGGACCGTCACGTGGCTCACATCCTGGCACTGTGGCAACGGGGCATCATGTCAGTTTGCCGAAACTCTTGCAGGAAAAGCTCTACCTCTTGGTGCTGTGGCGATGCCATTAACAGAACACAATGATGGCTGGAAACCCATTAAGCTGTCAGAACTTCCTCAAGGATTTTATAATGAGAGCCATATGCACTGCTTTCTGCCATTGCCAGTAACAACGCGTCTGCCAGTACAAGTAAATGGCTTTTTTGAAGTGGCTCCAGACCGTACAAGTCTTCAGACGCAGACAGAGGATGACCGAGTGGAAGGTTCAGACTGGAATGAAACTTTGATGAATGATGCCATAAATGCTGCTTATCATAGCCTTATATCTTCTCTTAAAGTTGAAGGTCTTAGTCGGGACTGTCCATATTACTGCCTCTGGCCCGTATACCACGGCACAGATGATGAATTACTATCAAACTTCACAAAGTATTTTTATAATAAAATTGTCAGCGAGGCTCTGCCAGTCTTTCGGAGCAGAGGTGAATGGCATCCACTGAATGTCTGTAAGTTTCTAGAAGAAGACTTTTACGAACTACAAGACATTGGTAACATTGCCTATGAATATATGGAAAAGTTTTTGGGGTCTTCAGGCTTTATGATAGTGTTACCAAAGGAAATTGTTTCTGGATTTCAGTTTGATCAAATATGTGAACACATGGTCACTAAAGACTCCTTTTTCTTAAATGTTTTCATGCCAAACATAAGGGAGCAACACGTTACTCCAGAGAAGAGAAACAAGCTGACTTTGCATATCTTTGATACTAGGCATCCATGTTTTGAAAAGCTCAGAAATGTCTATTGTATTCCTACAATCCCAGAAGGAAAGTTAAGAAAGCCTTCTGACCTAATAGACCCTAAGAGTAGGATTGCAAAAATGTTCAGCACAGTCGATGAGAGATTTCCGGAAGACCTGTTTTGGAATAATTCTGATAGACATTATATTCTTTTGCATTTGGGAATGAATTCTGAATGTATTCCTTCAGAGATGGTCAAGAACAGAGCAAACACAATTGTGACATTTTCTTGCCCTAATTGTGCTGTTGAAAGATCTTTGGAAATCTTGCATTATATAGGAACTCGAGATAATTATGAACAAGAGAATATTGCAAAGATAATTCAGAATGTGTCGTTCTTACCTGTCATGGCCAAGCCTCAAGACTGGCCCCTCACATGGAGAGgtgacactacactacacaaagCCCAGGTGTGTGATGATCATGGCCAGCTTGGTAAGCTTAACATTCTGGGAGAGATGAAGTCTGTAGGGTTCTCTGAACCTCTTGACATGTGTTTGGGAGGATTCAAAGAGCTTGTTGGCAGCACAAATGTATTACTCTGGCAGCATAATATACATAATGTTGGGATATCTCATCTGATGGAGAGACTTGGCATTATTGTTCACGAAGACAAGCTGCCTTTCAATAAAGTGTGTCAGCAGCTCAAAATATTATCTACTGTCTCGCCAGCAGTCGATAACATCAATAAAATATGCCATAAAATCTACAGGTATTTTGAGAACACTTTTCAGTCTTCAAATGCAATCATTCCCGAGGAATTTAAAGAGCTAAGAAATGAGAAAGTATTACTTACGAAACATGGCGTTATGGAACCCAGTCTTTTTGCACTTAATACTGAGATAGACTGTTCACCGGACTTGTTCTCAGTGCAAGGGGAAGGACTTGGCATGTACAAACATTTAACAGAAGCCCTTGCTATCGTACCAACCTTTCGTGCAGATGTTGTATTTCAAGTTATATGTCAAAAGAAAGAAAaatataaatcaaatcaaataagtGAGCTAGAAGTGTCACAAATTTCCAAGCTTCTGGCATTGTTGTTTAATGTTCGACATTCGGGTGAGTTATGCCTTCACTTGCTGCACCTTCCTAATGCAGATGGTTATCTCTGCCCCATACGtaagttgtgttgtgaagatggagtTAAGCTCAGTTCCGGTAAATTTAACTGTTTGCATAAAAACATTTCTCTGTCGTTGGAAATGACAAATTGGCTAGGAATAAAAACAAAAACTTGGCAACGCCTTGAAAACTCTTCAAGTAGAATACATTTTGGTCAGAATGAGCCCTTAACCACCAGACTGAGGAACATTCTTCAAGAATATCCATGTGATTGTGGAATAATGAAGGAGCTGTTGCAGAATGCTGATGATGCAGGAGCAACAGAAATTGCCTTCATTAAAGACTTTAGAAACCTCTCTGAAAAACAGTTGTTTGACAAGACTTGGGCGCCACTACAGGGACCTGCTCTTACTGTCTACAATAACAAAGGTTTCACAGAAAAAGATCTACAAAATATTCAAGACTTGGGTGACAGCAACAAACGCCAGGACCTAGCCAGCACAGGGCAGTATGGCATTGGGTTTAATGCTGTCTACCACTTGACCGATGCTCCATCATTCTTAACACGAGGCCCTGACCTCCCCCAGGGAGAGACTCTGTGCATGTTTGACCCTCACTGTCGTTATGACCCTATGGCGACTCCTGACCAACCTGGGGTTCAGTTTGTGAACCTCCAAGACTTGCGGAGAGATCATCCAGATTCTTTCCAAGGATATCTTGAAAATATTTTTCTTCAGCAAGAAGGCACAGTTTTTAGGCTTCCactaaggactgaaaacaagtctGAAATATCAGATCCCTTCCCATGCTGGAAGCTGACACAAAAGTTGAATGAGTTCAAGAAGGAAATGGCAAAATGTTTGTTATTTTTAAGAAATGTTCGCAAAATTTCCATTATGAGCATTTCAGAAGGTGGAGAATGTTGCACTGAATATTGTGTTAAGTCATCCATACAGCAACAAAATGAGCTCTTAAAGCTGCAACATATGATGGAAGAAATGAAGCATCTTGATGATAATTTATATTCTGTCTTTAATATAGACATGATGAGAGCATCTTATATAATGACAGTCACAGACACAAACAAGGCAAAATACACCTGGTATATTGCTCAGCAACTTGGTTCAGAAAATAAAGATAGTGTGCCAGAGACAGTGAAGGATGCCTTCTCCCGCAAGGACCTGAGTCTGCTTCCTCATGCTGGAGCCGCTATTCTTCTGGAAACCAACCAAGAGGAAATTAATGACTTATTTACAACATCTTGTTACCTTCCATTACCAGTAAAATCAGGCTTACCATTCAGTGTTAATGGACATTTTACTCTAAATCCTTCTCGACGGGATTTGTGGACCGGATCAGAGGATCCTAAAGCTCGGTGGAATACTTGGTTGATGAAGGAGGTGCTTGTCCCTGCTGCCGTGTGTGCTCTTAATTACTATAGGACATTCATTTTCCCAGAAAGTGATAATAAGATTACAAAAGACAAGTATTTACTTAATATGAATCTGTATAAGATGACCTTGCCTGATGGAACTAATACTGAATCAAATAAATGGAAGGATCTTGTTAAGTGGTTTTATGAGTACATAATTGATCAAGAGCTACACTTCTTTGATGTTTTTGTTCCTGAAAATGATAATGTCTCTGGTCCACAAAACGGAGAGTTAAAATGGCATGCATTTAGAAAGTCCAGTAAAAAATTTCCCCTTTACTTTGTCACTcctggtggtgttcctggtggtggtgttattccacctggtggtgttcctggtggtggtgttattcctcctggtggtgttcctggtggtggtgttcctgctGGTAATGTTCCTATTATAGATCCAgtcttaaacacactaaagaggcTTGGCATGAAAGTGGGCAGCTCAGTTATGCTCGACAAGCTCAGAAGTGTTAAAATCCCGTGTCACTGGCTGAAGCCAGATGTTGGTCTTGAGTTTCTAAAGTCCTGGGATAAAGATTACCCTGACAAGTGTAACCCAATGTTAAATAAAGACATAACTAAGACCCCATTTTTAAGTACAAACAACGTGAGTATTGTCTTCATTTACCTTACACACTCCAAAGATTTCCTCAGTAAATTAGAAGGCCTTCCACTGCTGCTTACTAATGACATGATCCTCAAATACTTTAATTCCAAGGAACCAGTATTTATTTCACCATACTGCCCCTTACTACCAAATTCTGCACATGAATTTGTAAACATTAAGATGGTAAAATTATTAAAAGATTCTCAAGTAGACTACAAGAACCCTAATGCCCTGAAAGAGTTCACATTAAAGGATCTGGCTGACAGACTGCATACAAGATTGGACAAGACATATCATGGCTGTGAAGCCTTTTTACCATTACACGACGACCTCCACGATTGGTTGAAAATGCTTTGGAAATTTATAATAGAGTATTTGAATTTTTGTAAAAAGGACATTGATATAATTTTTGCGGCAGAAGCACATAGGGCACGTTATTATCAGCAGAAGAGAGAACATATTATGAACACTCTTGGAGACTGGGCATTGTATCCTTTAACTGACAACAACCAGAAATATTTAGTTACATTAAAGAACGCCTGGAGAGTTCTTGACAACAATCCATCTTCAGTATTCCATCACTTGCCTGTTCCTCATCCATGTCTCAGTATTATTCCAGCTGGGTTACCCATTCActtaacagcaacattaacagatCCTTCAGTTTTGCTAGACAACCTCTACTTCCACAGAGAGAGAATTGCCCTCTATGTTAAACCAAGCGGGATGGAATCTTATAAAAAAATGACTGAGGTATTGGAATATTTTGGTGCACATTATTCTAGTACTTCACTCCCTCATTATAAACTCCGTTCACTCCCTATGTTTGAAGACGTTTGTGGAGTTGTGCAGAATTTGGAAGACAAGAACTTTATTGTACCAGATGGGTCAAAGCTTGATTTAAAATATTTGGTTAAATTAGCAGAAAGTAAGAATATAATAATTTTAAAGAAAGGAACATCAAATGCAAAATGTTTCTACCAATACTTGAGTTCAGATTGTCTTCTGGAGGATCTGGAAATTTATACTAAACTAATTCTGCCAAATTTTAAGAATTTGTCACCTCAAGAACGAACCTACTATCTGGAAAAGATACGAGATGATCTAAAAGAAGCACATATGGCAGAAGTGGATTGTAACCAAAGTAtaaaaaatgttgtttcaaaattAAAACAGACCTCTTTTATAGAGCTAAAtggaaatttgaaaactgcagacaaTTTCTATGATCCCTATAATCCAGTATTCAAAGTGATGGAGCTGAATAATTTACCAGAAGAATGGTCATCACAAGAATGGCAGCACTTTCTCAAATTGTCTGGCATGGTACATGAACTGACTGCTGAAATGTACGTGAAGTATGCGAGAACATTATCACCTAATGATTCTAAAGTTAGACTAAAGTCTGAAGTTCTCACACAATACCTTTTTGACAAGTATGATAATCTAAAGTGCAATGTTTCACAGATAAGGAATATTGAATTTCTTGTGCCACATGAGAGTGAAGAATTAGAGGAGATTCGCCCGCTCTTCAGAACTGCATCTGGATTGTTGTCTTTCTCTAGCGGTGTGCCATCAAAATTTGCTTATATTCTATGGACAGCTGCAAGCCTTTTGCCACGTTATGCAACGTCATGCAGGAGTGATATTAAGAAACATCTGAACATCGTGGATGCCCCACCTGAAGAAAAGGTTCTTGAGCACATACAAAATCTTTGTAGATTTTTAAAATTTAAACAAAAGAACTCAAATGCCGTCATTGAGAGGATAATGGAAAGTATTTACCAGTATTTACAAAAGTGCAGAAACAGTGTTCATGATACACTTGCTTGCCAGAGAACTCCTGTAGTGCATATACCGAGGCACTCAACCTTTGTTGCTGCTGATTGTGTGATTGAACAATTGGAAGTTGAAATTTTCCCATATTTATTGAGAGTTCCAACAACATATGGGAAATACATTAATGTTTTTAAGAAACTTGGAGCCCTTGAGGTCGCTACGTGTGACTCGTATGCTCAAGTATTGAAAATGATTTATGAAGAAAGTGGCGGGAAAGTATTGCATCCTGAAGAATCTAAGTGTATGAAGGCGGCTCTTGAAGGCTTGGTGAAAAAGAAATCaaatctcaaagacctgaaagtttctGAACTATATCTTCCAACAGAGGAAAGAAAATTGGAAAAGTCTTCTGAAATGTATGTGCAAGATGTTGAATATTTAGAGAACGGGAAAGGAAAATTAAACATACTAATATTTGCCGGGTTTAAAGTCTTAAAGATAGAAATGACTGATAGTGACTTTGTGAATATGTTGCCTAAGAATTTGCAGCCAAATCTTTTGTCTCAAGTTGTGAAGGAAAACCTTGACAGCAATACCGAGGAAATAACAACAGAATTACTTAAGGAGTTAAGACAAATCCTGCATTCAGATACTATTAAACTGAATATAGTGAGAATTATAAATCATGATAGAGTATCTTCAGGATCATGTTTAGATAAAGCTGAAATAAAAGAATTGATGGATAGTCTTGACAGAGTGGAGGTGAAGCAGTTGAAGGTAATTACCATCACTCTAACGGTTAATGAAGACGAAGTTGGGAAACGAGACAGGCAGTTCTTTGTACAAGTTTGTAATAGAGAAGAGAGAAAAGTTACACTTTATATTTCTGAAACCATTGACAGTACTCATGTTGTCTGTGGACTGTGTAAAACATACAGAGAACTACTTAAGTTAGTTACAGCATCAGTGATGGAGAATTTAGGACACATATTGAGGTTATATGAGAAACCACATGATATTTCTTTATTACTGAATAACTTAGATATTACTACATGGGAAGGTCCGAATAGTGCATATGAGTGCTATCAAACAGATGTAGGTTCATACCTCGATGAAGATCTAATCCATTTGCTGGATAATGAATTTTGTCAGTTCCACGAGGGAGAGATTGTCTGTATGAAGAAGTACATTCTTGAAGGAGATGAATCTACCGAAGATAATATATACATAATTGTTCAAGTAAAGCGCTTGGTGAGAAGTCATGATAGCTTATTTATGAATGAATACGAAGTTGACACTGGATGTGAAGCAAAGTCCTGCATGATAGTTCGAGCCCATCAGCTGTACAAGTTTGTAAGAGCTAAGGAAAGTATGAGAAGTGATGTGGTACAAACTGATGGGGTCTTAACCGAAGATGAACCTGGCAGTCTCTCTGAGAAAGAAATTATGAAGAATATAAAGAAACAATTAAAAGAAATATGGAAAGTTAAAGACGAAAAAGAAAGGCGGCACGTCTCACGGCGCTTGATCCTCAAGTGGCATCCAGACAAGAACCTTGAGAGAGTGGGACTCTGTACCCGCGTGATGCAATATATGCAACACCTGGTGAAGCGTCTGGAGAATGGAGAGATTATTCCAGACGATGAAGATGTTACAAGTGAAAATACTTTCAGCGGTCCCTCCAGTGCCTACAGTAATACATTCAAAACAACATCCAGTGATTTCTTCAGTAAAATATTCAAAACAACGTCCAGTTATTTCTTCAGCAGTGCATTCAACTCACCACGGAGCCAATCTTCCGGTTCCTTCAAGTATTTCAGAAGTAAGATGAAGGAGAGAAAGTTGCCTGATCGTCTTGAAGCCAACAAGTGGCTTAAACAAGCAGAACATGACTTTGGCGAAGCACAGAGACGTGACGGAGGGTCTTCCTGCTGGACCATGTACATGTGTCATCAGGTAAGTGTACACTTTTGTTATGTTCTTTTGTGCTACAACACTTATGTGTGTATGTTGTAG